Part of the Gopherus evgoodei ecotype Sinaloan lineage unplaced genomic scaffold, rGopEvg1_v1.p scaffold_33_arrow_ctg1, whole genome shotgun sequence genome, GTTCCCAGCTAGCCAGCCAGGCTGATTGCATTCTATCTGGcgggcattccccaggtgcaaaTACTTTCGTAGTACATATGTATTAGTCAATATTCCTAAGTCCAgttacagaaatgatacatgcatacaaacaggataatcatattcataaaatcataacctttccaatgacatttCATAGGCTTTGTCTTGCACAAAACATATACTAGCTATGCTATAATCAcattataacaatatttctatgaagaatatggggtgtagtgttACACCCCTCACATATGTACaacacacaaaaatattaatgatcagaAAGCTTTTAGTTTTCAAAAGATACCTCCcaaggcatattttgcacaaaggttgttacaatactgtgtagggtgtgaatacccGGTGTCTAGTGTCACAGGTGACACAGTATATCTGCACCAACAGTGAGGAAAGGTAGGTGTGAGATGAGGACCCAGTCTggtggggtggtcagagggtcaGCTGCAGAAGCACAGTGAGGAGAAGGACCCTGAAGATGATGGAAGAGGGATGGGCACTCTTGGAAGGGAAGTTCACCACTTTGAAAGTCACACCAGGCACATTCTCTTGGATCCAGTCATTGTGGGCATTTGGGCGGTTGTAGACCCCAGGGTAACCAGGGAGAATACTGTGTACCTTGTTCACTTTTCCTGTCAGTGTCCAGCTCACAATCCCAGCAAGGTACCAGGTCCCATCCTGTTTGAACACCAGGGGTCCCCCAGAATCACCCTAGAGACAGGGAAAGAAATGGGGCTTAATGAGGTGGGTCCAGTCTGCATTATCCTCAAGGGcagtggtgggttctccatctttTGATGGATTCACAATCccactggctgcctttctgggagATGTTTTATCCACACACAAGTCTCGGGTTCCGGAAAAGAGGTAACTGGGTGCAGTTGTGGGCTGGGTTATACAGTAGGTCTAATTGAATGGGCTGATGGATTCTGATGACTTTATATTCTATAATGCATCCTCACGCCAATAGGTGCCTTGTCTAAATACCAGGGAATGAACTCAAGGCTCTACCCCTCCATCCAGGCCCACTGTTTAGTGGGTGACCCTGACCCACAACACCAAGCCAACAGGGATCATAGGCCAGGAAAAGCAAGGTCTGTAGGATCAGTCGGGGTCTGTGTAGCACGCAGCACAaaaggggccctgatctttgCTGGGGTCTGTGTATTGCCCAGTATAAAGAGAGGTGGGGTATCCCAGTCTCAGTCACAGAATCTCACGGGAGCCGTCCCTTTATAGTCTTCCATGTGTCCTGCACACATCATGTCCTCTTTGATGGAGTTGTCACCCGCAGGCTTTGGTAATGCTTCCTGGAAGCGATCGTTGCAGATCATGGTGTCTACAGTGAGCACCTCCAGCTCCTGCAGTGTCTCCACTAGGGAAGAACTCGCTGAAACGAAAGGCCTGAGGGCAGGGTGACTCCTGCGGCATGAGTGGAAGTCACATAAAAGGCTGTCACATTAAGGGTCTAGAAGAAGTTCCCAGCTCTAGAAGttgagtggggtccagtgggttaGGGTggagtggttagagtggggggctgggagccaggtctcctgagttctctcCTTGATTCTGGGGGAAGAATGGGATTAAATGGGTGAGGGAGGAGCAGTTGACAAGTTTAAAACGTGCTAAAGGCAAcaacccagatttttaaaggtattttatgCGTAGCTCACTCAGCTTTGCTGCCCCAAACTCATGTAGGAGCACTAATCACCTTGCAGACACTTGGGGTCAGATTGTTAAGGGCATACTGACATCTACTGAATAGCTTGTCTGCGCCTTTAAGTGCTCAAATCCCTTTGACACTCTGGCCTGTAGATACATGTGAAAATTCTGCCCTTTGTCAGCCCACCAATTTGCCCTGGTTTGGGTCAATGGGTTTAAATCTCTGAGTGGATGCTGCTGATTTCCAGGCCAGGTCTACATGCATGGTCCTGAGGATAGAACTAGGTGTGTGATTTGATGCTGCTTGGCGCCACCTGGCGGCCGACTCTGACACTGTTTTCTATTGATCTTGAGCCAGCGTCAGTAAATATCCAGGTGCCAACTAAGCCAAGAGGAGTGGTTTGAAACCCCTATTAGGGCATGCACTTTAGCTTCCCGTTCATTGTGCCAGGAATTAAATCCCctataatataatttaattttgagggacaatatttttattaattgttaAGAACTTTTTTTGATTTtcatcaatttacattttcacagttgtgcaaaattatgggttttaagctttttttcatttttattgatttaactcTTCACAGTTGTGGAAGATTATGTGGAGGTCAGGCAACAGTATTTACATGACAATAGAGGTTGAGATTCAAAAAAATCGAAGCTGTATCACCATTAAAATGCAAATCATCAATATCCTATGTAAAAAGAAATGCTGAGTAActgtccttaaatcaaactcaaacagcatttttcttcctttgcctgtcagtaaattttgattattaccaatggaaatatttttggtcAGTTTATgtatgtatggtgaaatcaacacTGACTGTCAAAAAACAAATCATGTGTATAATGGTGCCTGTTTAACTGTGCAGCTGTATAACTCTATAACCATATTAATTGTAGCTGTGCAACCATACCTGTATAACTTTATAACTGTGTGACAGTACAGCTGTGGCTGTTTAaccataagagcggccataccgggtcagaccaatgttcatctagcccagtatcctgtcttctcacagtggccagtgccactcagaaggaatgaacaagtGATCTAttcctgtcacccagtcccagcttctggggtcgtgtccctggccatcttggctaatagctactgatggATTTATCCTCTGTGAACTTACTTAATTCTTTCTGCAACACAGTTATAATTTTCACCTGCACAACATGTGCTGGCAAGGAGGTCCAcgagttgactgtgcgctgtgtgaagaactacttcattttggtttcttttaaacctgctgcctattaacttaattgggtgatccctggttcttgtgtcatgtgaaggggtaaatagcatTTCCGTATACACTTTCTCCACAGACTTTGTGATGTGGAGTGCACCCCACGCTTGACCTGCAAGAGCTGGGGGTGGCCAGATGGGCCAAAACTACGAATTAGGTTGGAAGCCAGTGAGTTAGTTGATGAGGAACAGACTCACCTGGACATGAAtaggtgggggcagctcctgggaaggGCAGTGACTCCCTGGAAAGCGTGGGGGAGACTCAGTGACCTGGCCATAGGGCAAAGCCATGGACTGGATGCTATAGACTGGAAGCAGTAGCACCGAAAGAGGTCACATAAGGTGAGATGATGAGGGCAGAGACCGCTGAGCAGGGAGAAGCTGAacgactgagctaattcccagagagaccagcaggaggcaccacaagcAGAGAAGGAACCACATCACAGATCTCCATCATAACTGTGCCATATACCTGTAATTGTGTAACTGTACAACCATAAAACTGTGGCTGTATAACCATATAGCTGTAATGGTGACTGTTTAACCATGTAACCCTGTAACACGCAGTCCATCTGCGTACATATGAGGCTGCAGTCATCTAGGTCGTAACTTTATTTTGGTGCTGGGACCTTTTCATACCcttcccctgtcataaacagatagctaagggttaatgtctttttcacctgaagcacctgaccagaggaccaatcaggaaaccggattttttcaactttgggtggagggaattttgtgtctgaggtctttgttttctgtctgcctgctttctctgagcttcggagaagtagtttctgctttctaatcttctgtttctaagtgtaaggacaaagagatcagatagtaagttatatggtttcttttctttggtatttgcatgaatataagtgcgggagtgctttgatttgtattctttttgaataaggctgtttattcatatttcttttaagcaattaaccctgtatttgtcaccttaatacagagagaccatttgtatgtattattctttctttttaaaacctgttaaagttttctttactgggaaatttcagggaaattgagtctgtactcaccagggaattggtgggaggaagaaatcagggggagatctgtgtgtgttggatttgctagcctgattttgcattccctctgggtgaagaggaaagtgcttttgtttccactctgtttggattcacagagcttgtgtctgtgtatctctccaggggcacctggagggggggaagggaaaaaggattatttccctttgttgtgagactcaaaggatttgggtcttggggtccccagggaaggtttttcagggggaccagagtgccccaaaacactctaattttttgggtggtggcagcaagtatcaggtccaagctggtaactaagcttggaggttttcatgataacccccatattttggacgctaaggtccaaatctgggactaaggtttgacatccCCACTTTTCAGAGGTACAAGTCTTACTCACTTTGTGGGGAAATGTTCCCCCAGCCCATCACCCAGCATGGCTTCCCATCAGGCACACGAACGGAAGCATCAAGGAGACACACAGGGCTGATGGAGGCCATGAATGCAATTGGATTCTCCAGCTCCACCAGGGTGATGTCGGCAAGGAAATGCTACTGTCGTAATTGGGATGGAGGATGATCCGCTTCACCGATGAGAACATCTGAGTGTGAGTCTGATTGAAAATCCGTTTTTCACCCAGCTGCACCCAATACGCTGAATTGACTACAGGGCTGAATGCAAGAAAATCTGATTAGGGAAAAGCCGCCCAGCAATGCATCTCAGGGACTGGTCACCTGGTGCTGAGAtacagctggctctggggtggagcggctGGGGAACAACCACACTGAAATGCTGCACAACAGGAAGACAATGGAGAAGGAGAGGGACTCATTCCAGAGCAGCTGCAGTCACTGTCTCTGCCCTGCCTGGGGTACTCACTGAGCAAAGCAATGAGCTGCTGACACCACCCAGCTCTCGGAGATGAGTGAACCGCTGCTGGTGTGATGTCCATTTTTCTGCACGCTGACCTGCCAGGGccaggccccagccccgcccttgGCAGCTTGACCATTGAAGATGTGCCCTGAGATGCACGATTGCTTGCCACAGCCTGGGAAGAAAAGTGGAAACTACATTATCCCTGGGCAAGGGAGCTAAAGTGGGGAGAGTGAAATAATTATTAGCATGCCCTGAAGATAAGAGAGCAACTTGTTCCCCTCTTAAATCCAGGGAAACAACTCAGGAGTCCAAGATCCCAGCACACTCTCTCTCTAACCTACCAGACCCCAGTCCctttcccagagccaggagagaacacaagagtcctgattcccagccacaTTCTGTTCCCACATCTCCAGGGCAGGCAACATTGGTGTTGTGCTGTGGGCAACTTATCTGTCTCCCACGAGCACTGTGACACTTTTCGGTGTGATCCACAGTGTCCCGGTTGCACCAATACTCCCTTCTCCCACTGTGAGGTAGCCCTTGCTGTGCCCACTGGGGGAAACTTTCCCAGCCACCAGTTGCTGGCATCCCAGGGGCTCTGTGAGCCCTGCTCTATCCCTCTGCAGGCAGCAATTTACGCACCCGACTCAGTTACATTCCAGTGCCCAGTCCCCCATCTTCTGTGCACCTGCAATGCGCAGCAATCCACTGCCTCTGTGGAAatagcgcacacacacacacgcttgctGCTTTCCCCTCACAAACCTCTCATTAACCACTGGCACTTAAACATTGTGATAGAATATATCCCTGGATCCAATGTTGTAATAATCTCTGCACAGATTTTGCCCTGTgcggtatcatttgaaaattcataatttgctggtcagtattgtcctggtaaaatgtatGTGACCACTTTGCATGCAAAGGTGTAAGATTCCCCTCTATGATGTTACTAAAACATGTTCCAAGTCGGGGGAGTGGCCAAATCAgctcctcagagacaaagggcaagcGGATGCCTCATGCAGATGTAAGCAAGGCCAATGGGCCATTGCCTGGTAAGTggtcattctttggcaggaaaaagggacAGGTGAAAAATCTatatcttagcaaagaaacagcctgGACTTGCCATCTACACACACTGCCGGTCGCCTTTCTCCCAGCTGGAATTGCATCTCAGAAGAGGgacaggactataaaaagaagtGGCAGACACCCCCAGgtacccctcctctccttcctctttcTATCCATTTAATCACTGCATGAGAAGGGACAATGGAAACAGCCATTAAAGACAGGAGGGGGTCCTAGCCAAAACAGTTTGGCCAGTAAGGCTGTTGAGAGCATGTGgtaagaaaaactttttcttcAAATTTAACATGGTCTGCTAACTTACACATTAGTTGtgttttacctttatttttcttgtaactacTTCAGACTTTTATGCCTCTTtacttatactcacttaaaatctctctttgtatgtaataaacttgttttttttgttttatctaatccagggTGTGTACACCCTGGTCTACACCGGGGGGTTGGGGGGCGGAAATCAATCTAAATTACACGActtcagctgtgtgaataacacagctgaagtcgatgtacttagatcgactcactgtggtgtcttcaccactatgagtcaactgctgccgctcccccgtcaactctgcctgcacctcttgcgGCGCAGAAgcacaggagtcaacgggagagtgctcgggggtcgatttatcacgtctacactagatgtgacaaatcaatccccgctggatcgatcactgcccaacAATCTGGCGAGTAGCGAAGACATACTCTAAGTTGAAATGTCTGCgtaactccatttggggtaacaAGTTGTGTGTGTATGAGCTGGGATCCCCTTGTGTCTCCAGAAAGCCTCCAACTAAGGGTGCATGTGCCGGCACTCTCTCTGCTACGCTGCTCACAGTAACCCCTGGCTGGCAGTTAACCATCGTAGGCAGGtttttcagtggctcagccctccggCCAAGTCACTCACAGCCTGTGtgtgaaacaaacacaaaacagaccCCTACCAGGATACAAGGTGTAATAGGGTCTATCACAGGACCCTCCACTGGTCTCTGACCCTCAGCCCTGCCTCTGGGCTCAGTTCTAGACCAATAGGGCCTAGCACAGGACCCTCACTGGTGTCAGCTTGCAGCCCTGTCCCAAGGGTGACTGTCTATAGTTCAGCCCCTTTCTGAAGGTTAAGAAGTCCCACAATTATTGACCCTCTTCCAGATCTAGAGCCCCCTCTCATATTTCAACACAACCCTAACCTCCAGGATAAACTTTGTTATAGCCCCAACGATAACCTTCACCCAATGATACTCTTAACCCCAACCCAACGATAACCTTCACCCAATGATACCCTTAACCCTAAGCCAATGATAACTTTCTCCCAACGCTACCCTTAACCCTAACCCAGCGATAACCTTTATCCAAGGATATCCTTAACCCTAACCCAACAATAACCTTCTCCCAATGATACCCTTAACCTTAACCCAACGATAACCTTCTCCTAACGATACCCTTAACCCTAACCCAACGATAACCTTCACCCACTGGTACCCTTACCCCAACCCAATGATAATCTTAATCCTAAAATAACCTTAACACTTGTCCCAATACGAATGATACCACCTTGTCCCCCTGCTCTAGCTCATGAGACCCTCCCTACTTCATTTGCACAgtcaggacagaacccaggagtcctggctccaaaccAAATTCTCATTCCAAAGGACCTGGGCAGGTAAGGCTGGCATTTTGCCATGGGTGCCTTACCTGCCTGATTCTGACTTGCTGGAGCACCTATGGggaaacaaagagaaaagaaatatattactgggtgcctgtggaggagggaGGTTATACAGTCATTCCTGGTGTCTGACATGATGTGTCTGAGGGAATGGGTGCCAATAGCTTCACCCACTGTTCTGAGGCTCCACCCACTCTCCTAAAACAGCCCTGCTATCCACAGCAACAACTTAAAGTCTTAATTGTGTCGCTACTCAATTTACCATCTGTAGGTTCCAGAGTTAACAATCCCCATTGATCTGAATGCGGTGGCTCAGGAGTGAATGCAGAACTATGGGCTAGATGAGGAGGGATATCTATGAAGGGTGAAGTGGTTGGATGTTCTTGTTATTCACTAGCCCAATTCCTTTTCCCCAAGCCAGTATCTCTCTCCCGTCCCTGTCTCCCATCTCCATTCCATCCCGCACTCAACCTGCACCAGGTTTGTTGCCAGCAGTGCTGTGGCCAGGAGGGAGCAGAGATGCTCCATGATCCAGCCTCTCCTGGTCCTGTCTTGGCCAAACCCAGCTGACTCCATCGCTCCGACCAAAGCCCGGCTGGAGAATGAATGGGCCAGGGCGGGTTTTTATAGACAAGGCTCCTGCCTCCGCCCTCTCCAGATCTGGAGAGAACAGGTGTGACCCATCTCCTCATAAGCCACTCAAGGAAACAAGTGCTGCTAAATTCTGCACGCAAACAGTGCGCGACCGTTCTCACTCTGCTCTGCCTGGAATTGCTCCTGGAAAACCAACAAAAAAGTGCATTGGTCAAGGTTACGGTGGGGAGGCCCATTTTGCTTTTAACTTCCCTGTTTTGTTAGCAACTGACTGTGCCGACAACAGCTGGCAAAGGACAGTGCCCTGGCAGAGCTAAGGTTGTAATGGGGGTAAGCTTAGCATGGAGGAGTCaggattccttccccactctgaactttattgTTCAGATGTGGGggcccacatgaaagaccccctaatcTTATTTACCAGtttaggttaacagtaagcttccaccaccaagcgtgttccaaatcttaggggagagccacttggaactctgccttcccccaaatatttcccaagtccctaaccccACCTTTCCTGAGCAGATTTGAGACCCTCTTGGCTAGTGTCACAAGGTTGGCTAAATcttcccacagcagcctgggaatgggataatcatcatagattgaaaaagtccacattcctggccagcccttgtactggacagacaacttggctgtaggcaagCTTAAAGAGTTTGACTTGAAGGGTCAAAtcgtcacttgggcctctgggttgatgaatttggggtacACTAGGGActagtggatagctgacacctgtgctccaAGGTCCCTCCACACGATAACCTTCTTCCTGCCCACACTCAcagtttccctttgctctgaGAGTGTCtgggaggcatctgggcctgaggacTTTGGTGTGACCCCAGTGCAATGAACTACAATCTGTTGGGGTTCTTGCAGCAGTTGACCTTCACATACTACCTTTCTCTTTGGATACAAAGGCAGAGGCAACCTGTGTGACAGGCAAGAGTCATCCAACAGTGAAAGAAGTGGTGGAGAGCatgaggggaaagagagacagagctccttccagcacagggctggctggagacgtaGCCTTCGGAACTTCTAAACAACAGACCTGCCTGCTGTGGTTTGTCCCTACTGAGTTTGAGGGAAGCAGGGCTTTGTGTATGAGTCCTTTGTGAACAAACAGGATTGCCCCAAAGAATTGACCTGACTCATAGCATCAGCCTGTTCTGGCTGATGCTCTGAATGTTAGCGAAACTTGTGGGGCCAATGGAGCCACATTTCCTTTGTAACTTCTCCCCAGGCCATTGTAAACACCGAGAAGGGATCAACTTATCATCTCAAAGAGCCTCCTGCTTCTATTTTATCTGCCTTGGTGTGAACAATAGTAAATAActatgctgtttttttttcttttcagtgatgTAGGGATGTGCCTGTGAATTACTACGTGAACACAGGCACGTTGGCACTGTCCCCATTCACTGCATTATCTTTCAGACAATTAGCCCTGTGATATCAACAGGGTACAGAATGCCTCtcccagagatggggagagaacccagcagtcctggctcccagccctcctgctctaacccaccagcccccactcccttcccagagctggagggaggacccaggattcctggcttccaaccccccctgctctgaccactagataccactcctttcccagagctgggaagagaacccaggggtcctggctccaaGCCCCGGCTCCGAGCtccccctgctttaaccactagtccccattccccttccagagccagggatagattGGATGCAGCATTCAAAAGTGACCCTGTTACAGGGACGAAGAGACAAACACCCGAACAGAGCAGGGCTGATCATTTAAATGTAAGGGATTTCACAGGCTCCGCAGAAAACTTTCctctgtctatttagattgcaagtgcacagttggggtctgtgcagtgcccagcacaatggggagaCAATCTCGATTGGGGTTTGTGCACAAAGAGGGCCCTGAGGTGGCCCAGGGTTTGTGTAGCACCCAGCACGACAGGTTCCCTTATCTCAGTCAGTGTCTGTTCACCTTCTGTCACTATGTTCCCCCTTCTTGATCTCCCTTGGTCTCCATCATTTCTACTTTGATTAATAAAACATCTTTTTATAAGGAATCTCAAACCACCACTTTGATCATAAACCATTTACCTTATGTGCAGATAATGGCACACCCATGAAAACTGACCTAACCACTGCTCTGAAAAGAAAGGTCTGTTTCCATGAAAAAGTTCCACTTTTTCTCAAAAAATGAAAAGCAACATTTGGGGCATAAAACCGCAAactttgtgaggttttttttttaaaaaaaaaaaatcaaaatatgccGCTCCCTGCAAACAGTTCCCATTTAAAAAGTAAGCAAAGGTGCTGAGAAAAATGGCAGAGGTCTTTTGTCAGTAAAAAATTTGACCTTTCATTGAAAATACAAAACCCAGAAGATGCAGCCCAAAAACCTGATTCTACTGTGGTCCCAGTGCAGgaatcacacttttttttttaggaaaaatTACTCTCAACGTTTTAATTTCTCAGTTCTATTTCAGAATCCTGGATCCACCTTGAAATCCCAATTTCCCATTAAAACCCAATTTCCCATCAAATTCCTAATTCTGAGGAGAAATTTCTCACCCAGCAGGCAAATGTTGTGAGCATCTGATTGGGTTACAATTCACTTGTGGCCTTCACCACCCCCATCAGATCAAAAAGTCAGGTGGTGCCCTGAGCTTTTCCAATCCTCTTACTAGTTGCTTCAGACAAGACAATTGAATGCGAATCTATTTTACTGATACTGTTCTGAATAGAAGCAGAATTGAGGAGGCTACAGTAATATTTCCCCTCTGATCTTCTCACTGGTGCTTTGCTATAGTTGTTATGTTTAAcagcaaacacacagagacaTTGGATAAAGATGTAAATAGCCTGACTGAAAGGGTTGCAACATAACATGAATTTATTCTTTAGATTCCAGAccgataacacacaagaaccccaacacacagagagataaaacaggctgctcccttaAAAGATAGAGAGGCATCACTCAATGCACCTTACTCTAGGCTGGCTCTCTGCCGAACTGACTCTGATCACAGGCTTCTCTACAAGCCCATGAAACCCTTCAAGAATTTAAATGGATTGATCAGAATTTTAATAATGTTTTCAACACACTACAATAGCCATTCACACAGGGGGCTCTGCAAAGCCAAGGAAGTGCTTCTCATCGCCCCTCACAAGCTCCCAGTAGCCCCATCTGTGTTGGCACTAACTCTGGAGAAGCCAGCTAGCTCCAGAAATAATAACCATTAGGTTAATAGAGGCTCAAATGGCTCTGGGCTCATTCCACAAACCAAGGCACTGTTTTGGGGTGACCCCCTCTGAGGTCTGCTTCAGAAAACTcaaggcctacaggctgaggcctATATGATTTTAGCTTAGTCATACTAGGCCATACATATGCTTGACGTAAGTGAACAAAGAATGACCCTACAAGATTATGGGAAAAGATGTACCAATGGGTGACATTGCAAAAAATGACAAGTTACCCAGCAGTGACATTTTTCTAACACATGCCCTAACTGCAGGATGCACTATGTGCACAAATGCTAATGAGGTGTAGTCAGAATCACGTTATAAAAAGGGGGTGCCCAGATTAGGAAAATTGATCTCCTTGtgggaaactccagcaggaaccatccctctactgaAAGTCGATCTGTAAGAGACCCATCAGACCCCAACACTATTGTTAAAGATGTGAGtaactatatttgtaacttgtgcatAGGTCTGTAGAACATAGAACAGTGCAGGGCACTGTAGGCTCCCATAACTGTGTGTAAGTCCAACTATCATTTTGGAAGCTGTCCAAACGGGTGGAGTGAATGGAGTATGGAGACATTCTGGGAAGTTGCAAGGAATGTGTGGGAGCAGTTTGGGGAGGGCACGGAAAGCAGTTCTGTATTGACTGCAGTAGGAAGGTGGGTGTGAGCATGCATGTGCTCTGTCTGCAGCATGATTAGAGACTTGAACCtttctgtttgctcctccatcacTTTTATCACCTGGTCCTGACCCTTTACAATGCGCTTCTCACTCTCTTTTCTATCCTGCCTTTCTATCTTAAACTTTTCATTCAAGGTGTCTCTCCACTCCCTGTGTTTTCTTTCCTCAGACTCTGAGGATTAGGGCACCTCTTGGAACATATCCTCCTTGCTTCACCTTGGTCACTTCCTTATCTGGTAGAAGTGCACCGTCAGTGTGCAGGGGGTTCCCCTGAAGG contains:
- the LOC115641124 gene encoding LOW QUALITY PROTEIN: serine protease 27-like (The sequence of the model RefSeq protein was modified relative to this genomic sequence to represent the inferred CDS: inserted 1 base in 1 codon) → MFSSVKRIILHPNYDSXHFLADITLVELENPIAFMASISPVCLLDASVRVPDGKPCWVMGWGNISPQTSSSLVETLQELEVLTVDTMICNDRFQEALPKPAGDNSIKEDMMCAGHMEDYKGTAPGDSGGPLVFKQDGTWYLAGIVSWTLTGKVNKVHSILPGYPGVYNRPNAHNDWIQENVPGVTFKVVNFPSKSAHPSSIIFRVLLLTVLLQLTL